The Polaribacter tangerinus genome has a segment encoding these proteins:
- a CDS encoding DUF5107 domain-containing protein, which produces MRTVKAWEEKVMIPTYEVGTPEKYPVFLEKRVYQASSGAVYPHPVIEKISDTKVDKEWDAIFIENDYIKLMILPALGGRIQRAYDKIRKRDFVYYNHVIKPALVGLTGPWISGGIEFNWPQHHRPSTYDPTDFYIEDNEDGSKTIWVSELERMFRTKGMAGFTLHPDKAYIEIKAHLYNRTPHPQTFLWWANPAVAVNDHYQSVFPPDVNAVFDHGKRDVSEFPIAKGEYYKVDYAPGTDISRYKNIPVPTSYMAITSKYDFVGGYENDSKGGLLHVADHNVSPGKKQWTWGNGEFGKAWDRNLTDADGPYIELMCGVYTDNQPDFSWMHPYEEKSFKQYFMPYYNVGVVKNATKEALVNLEMVDGKALVKVHVTSTYNNCVITLKANDTVLHEEVLNLSPEVGFEQSVEIGSNTFDNLQISVNDAAGKVLVSWEPDKDLSEEIPEPAKAAKDPKDIDTVEGLYLRGLHLEQYRHATFNATDYYEEALRRAPKDVRCNNAMGLWFMRKGQLEKSIKYFNTAIETLTSHNPNPYDGEPYFNKGLALNFLGKKEEAYASFFKACWNAQWQDAGYFNLAQIDCSKGDLEKALDLVDRALIKNWHNHKARHLKVIILRKQGKIEAANKLIEESLAIDKFNFGILYERYILSEKKEDLEVLKHILRNNAHNYIEFSLDYASAGQFDEAVALLKVHTEENTKVYPMVYYFMGWFYDQKGDHTNALEAYKKASQMPDKYCFPNKIEEVLALQAACKANPSDAKAFYYVGNFWFANRQYVEAQECWETSVKLDDRFAIIHRNLALLYYNKTNQKELAVKHLERAFKIDNSDARLLMELDQLYKKINVSIDKRLSLLEQYIELTNSRDDLYLERISLYNLKGDFEKAKELIENRQFHPWEGGEGKVPFQYLTCYTELAKKNINLKNFDYAIELLIAAKTYPHNLGEGKLHGTVENDIDYWLGCAYEGLGDKETAKTYFEMASEGLSDPSPAIFYNDQQPDKIFYQGLALQKLGKSKKAEKRFDNLLNYGIEHMNDNVKLDYFAISLPDLLIWEEDLNVINKIHCNYLIGLGQLGKGNDAEAIEAFDKVKHTNLSHIPANIHAQLVGVS; this is translated from the coding sequence ATGAGAACTGTAAAAGCCTGGGAGGAGAAAGTGATGATTCCTACTTATGAAGTTGGAACTCCAGAAAAATATCCTGTTTTTTTAGAAAAACGAGTATATCAAGCAAGTAGTGGAGCAGTATATCCACATCCTGTAATAGAAAAGATTAGCGATACAAAAGTAGATAAAGAATGGGATGCTATTTTTATAGAAAATGATTATATAAAATTAATGATTTTACCTGCTTTAGGTGGAAGAATTCAAAGAGCTTATGATAAAATTCGTAAACGTGACTTTGTATATTATAATCATGTAATAAAACCAGCACTAGTAGGTTTAACTGGTCCTTGGATTTCTGGAGGAATAGAATTCAACTGGCCACAACACCATAGACCAAGTACTTACGACCCAACAGATTTTTATATAGAAGACAATGAAGATGGTAGTAAAACTATTTGGGTAAGCGAATTAGAACGTATGTTCCGTACAAAAGGTATGGCAGGTTTTACCTTACATCCGGATAAAGCTTACATAGAAATTAAAGCGCATTTGTACAACAGAACACCTCATCCACAGACTTTTTTGTGGTGGGCAAATCCTGCTGTAGCAGTTAACGATCATTATCAATCTGTATTTCCTCCTGATGTAAATGCCGTTTTTGACCACGGAAAACGTGATGTTTCTGAATTTCCAATTGCAAAAGGAGAATACTACAAAGTAGATTACGCACCAGGTACAGATATTTCTAGATATAAGAACATTCCAGTGCCAACAAGTTACATGGCAATTACGTCTAAATATGATTTTGTGGGTGGTTATGAAAATGATTCAAAAGGAGGATTATTACACGTAGCAGACCATAATGTTTCACCAGGTAAAAAACAATGGACTTGGGGTAATGGAGAATTTGGAAAAGCTTGGGATCGAAATTTAACAGATGCAGATGGACCATATATCGAATTAATGTGTGGTGTGTACACAGACAATCAACCAGATTTCTCTTGGATGCATCCTTACGAAGAAAAAAGCTTTAAGCAGTATTTTATGCCTTATTATAATGTTGGTGTAGTAAAAAATGCAACAAAAGAGGCTTTAGTAAACCTAGAAATGGTTGATGGTAAAGCTTTAGTAAAAGTTCATGTTACGTCGACTTATAATAACTGTGTAATTACTTTAAAAGCAAATGATACAGTATTGCACGAAGAAGTTTTAAACCTTTCTCCAGAAGTAGGTTTCGAACAATCTGTAGAAATAGGAAGTAATACGTTTGATAATTTACAAATATCAGTAAATGATGCTGCTGGTAAAGTATTGGTTTCTTGGGAACCAGACAAAGATTTATCTGAAGAAATTCCTGAGCCAGCAAAAGCTGCAAAAGATCCTAAAGATATAGATACTGTAGAAGGTTTGTATTTAAGAGGTTTACATTTAGAGCAGTACAGACATGCCACTTTTAATGCCACAGATTATTACGAAGAAGCGTTAAGAAGAGCACCAAAAGATGTGCGTTGTAATAATGCAATGGGGCTTTGGTTTATGCGCAAAGGGCAATTAGAAAAATCTATCAAATATTTTAATACTGCTATTGAAACTTTAACAAGTCATAATCCAAATCCGTATGATGGAGAACCTTATTTTAATAAAGGATTGGCTTTAAATTTCTTAGGTAAAAAAGAAGAAGCCTATGCTAGTTTCTTTAAAGCATGTTGGAATGCACAATGGCAAGATGCAGGTTACTTTAATTTGGCTCAAATAGATTGCTCTAAAGGCGATTTAGAAAAAGCGTTAGACCTTGTAGATAGAGCATTAATTAAAAACTGGCACAATCATAAAGCAAGACATTTAAAAGTTATTATTTTAAGAAAGCAGGGTAAAATTGAAGCAGCTAATAAATTAATAGAAGAATCTTTAGCTATCGATAAGTTCAATTTTGGTATTTTATATGAACGTTATATTTTATCAGAAAAAAAAGAAGATTTAGAGGTTCTTAAACATATTTTAAGAAATAATGCGCATAATTATATTGAGTTTTCTTTAGATTATGCTTCTGCAGGTCAGTTTGATGAAGCTGTTGCTTTATTAAAAGTACATACAGAAGAGAATACTAAGGTTTATCCTATGGTATATTATTTTATGGGATGGTTTTATGACCAAAAAGGGGATCATACAAATGCATTAGAAGCTTATAAAAAAGCATCTCAAATGCCAGATAAATATTGTTTCCCAAATAAAATAGAAGAAGTTTTAGCGTTACAGGCTGCATGTAAAGCAAACCCATCTGATGCTAAAGCATTTTACTATGTAGGTAATTTTTGGTTTGCAAATAGACAATATGTAGAAGCGCAAGAATGTTGGGAAACATCTGTGAAGTTAGATGACCGTTTTGCAATCATTCATCGTAATTTGGCACTGTTGTACTACAACAAAACCAATCAAAAAGAGTTGGCCGTAAAACATCTAGAAAGAGCCTTTAAGATAGATAATTCAGATGCTAGATTGTTAATGGAACTTGATCAATTGTATAAGAAAATAAATGTTTCTATAGACAAGCGTTTATCTCTCTTAGAGCAATATATAGAGTTAACCAATTCTAGAGATGATTTATATTTAGAGCGTATTTCTCTGTATAATTTAAAAGGCGACTTTGAAAAAGCAAAAGAATTGATAGAAAATCGTCAGTTTCATCCTTGGGAAGGAGGAGAAGGTAAAGTGCCATTTCAATATTTAACTTGTTATACAGAACTAGCTAAGAAAAACATCAACCTTAAGAATTTTGATTACGCAATAGAGTTATTAATAGCAGCAAAAACGTATCCTCATAATTTGGGAGAAGGTAAATTACATGGTACAGTTGAAAATGATATTGATTATTGGTTGGGTTGCGCCTATGAAGGTTTAGGAGATAAAGAAACAGCAAAAACTTATTTTGAAATGGCTTCAGAAGGGTTAAGTGATCCTAGTCCTGCAATATTTTATAACGATCAGCAACCAGATAAAATTTTCTACCAAGGTTTAGCTTTACAAAAATTAGGAAAATCTAAAAAAGCAGAAAAGAGATTTGATAATCTCTTAAACTATGGTATAGAGCATATGAACGATAATGTAAAATTAGATTACTTTGCAATTTCACTACCAGATTTATTAATTTGGGAAGAGGATTTAAACGTTATCAACAAAATACATTGTAACTATTTAATTGGTCTTGGTCAATTAGGTAAAGGTAATGATGCTGAGGCTATTGAAGCTTTTGATAAAGTAAAACATACGAACCTATCTCACATACCAGCTAATATTCATGCACAATTGGTTGGTGTTTCATAA
- a CDS encoding sulfatase family protein: MNFKYLIYYSIIFFLMGVNSTVFSQKNKPNIVIIYVDDLGFGDIGVNGAIGVKTPYIDTLAKNGLNLTDAHCSAATCTPSRYSLLTGSYAFRSNAAILEGDAPLIIDPQKETLPKMLQKAGYTTGVVGKWHLGLGKGKINWNKRIPLGPKEVGFDYSFLIPATGDRVPTVFLENQEVVGLDINDPITVSYGTRIEGYPWGFKHPELLKQHTDPYHQGAVINGISRIGYMKGGKDALWVDEDFPFVLTKTAKGFIENHKEKPFFLYFSLHDIHQPRVANKKFVESSTMGPRGDVIAQMDWCVGQITESLKEQNILENTLIIFTSDNGPILDDGYVDYARELVGDHKPGGIFRGSKYSVYEAGTRMPTIVHWPKEVKPGTSSALLSQVDLYKSLACLVKQDVEKGAAPDSQDFLKSWLGKSNKGRKFLLEEAYTYGLRMGKWKYIQPKKKPVPNWIVQKFVDPGFREEVQLFNLDDDPSEKNNVALNYPEVVAKMKEKLSKILGE; encoded by the coding sequence ATGAACTTTAAATATTTAATATATTACAGTATTATTTTCTTCCTTATGGGAGTAAATAGTACTGTTTTTTCTCAAAAGAATAAACCCAATATTGTCATCATTTATGTAGACGATTTAGGTTTTGGTGATATTGGAGTAAATGGAGCAATTGGGGTAAAAACACCTTATATAGATACTTTAGCAAAAAATGGTTTAAATCTTACTGATGCACACTGTTCTGCTGCAACTTGTACACCATCTCGTTATTCGTTATTAACAGGTAGTTACGCTTTTAGAAGTAATGCTGCTATTTTAGAGGGTGATGCTCCCTTAATAATAGATCCCCAAAAAGAGACGTTACCAAAAATGTTGCAAAAAGCAGGATATACAACAGGCGTAGTTGGTAAATGGCACTTAGGTTTGGGTAAAGGAAAAATAAACTGGAACAAGCGTATTCCCTTAGGTCCAAAAGAAGTTGGTTTTGATTATAGTTTTTTAATTCCTGCAACTGGAGATAGAGTTCCTACTGTATTTTTGGAAAACCAAGAAGTTGTTGGTTTAGATATTAATGATCCAATAACTGTAAGTTATGGTACTAGAATTGAAGGTTATCCTTGGGGATTTAAACATCCAGAATTATTAAAACAACATACAGATCCTTATCATCAAGGAGCTGTAATTAATGGAATTAGTAGAATTGGTTATATGAAAGGCGGAAAAGATGCGCTTTGGGTTGATGAAGATTTTCCTTTTGTATTAACCAAAACCGCTAAAGGTTTTATAGAAAATCATAAAGAAAAACCATTCTTTTTATATTTTTCTTTGCATGATATTCATCAACCAAGAGTAGCCAATAAAAAATTTGTAGAAAGCAGTACCATGGGGCCTCGTGGAGATGTTATTGCTCAAATGGATTGGTGCGTGGGACAAATTACAGAGAGCTTAAAAGAGCAAAATATTTTAGAGAATACGTTAATCATTTTTACAAGTGATAACGGACCTATTTTAGATGATGGATATGTAGATTATGCTAGAGAATTAGTTGGAGACCATAAACCAGGAGGTATTTTTAGAGGGAGTAAATATTCTGTTTATGAAGCAGGAACAAGAATGCCAACTATAGTACATTGGCCAAAAGAAGTAAAACCAGGTACGAGTTCTGCATTGTTATCTCAAGTAGATTTGTACAAATCTCTGGCTTGTTTAGTAAAGCAAGATGTTGAAAAAGGTGCTGCACCAGATAGTCAAGATTTTTTAAAGTCGTGGTTAGGGAAATCGAATAAAGGGCGTAAATTTTTATTAGAAGAAGCGTATACTTACGGTTTAAGAATGGGAAAGTGGAAATACATACAACCTAAAAAGAAACCTGTACCTAATTGGATTGTTCAAAAATTTGTAGATCCAGGATTTAGAGAAGAAGTGCAATTATTTAATTTGGATGATGATCCATCAGAAAAAAATAATGTAGCTTTAAATTACCCAGAAGTTGTTGCTAAAATGAAGGAAAAATTGAGTAAAATTTTAGGGGAATAG
- a CDS encoding sulfatase family protein: MKYVFYILCCLTILSCKDKDKPNVLWITIEDTSPQFIGSFGNENASTPVIDKLAKEGVRFTNAFSTGTVCSASRSTIITGARTFRTGTGHQRSQYPIPNYIKGFSYYLKQLGYYTTNNSKTDYNIANEREFIKEAWDESSNKATWKDRQEGQPFFSVFNFAESHQSRTMSWSFKQYVKHVWNHLPEEDRIADNAFEMPPFYNDTPEMRKQFARVYNSIKLTDNRIGELLQKLKDDGLKDDTIIFFYGDHGEGIPRGKTNGINLGYRVPFIVWFPEKYKHLSPWKTGEVSEELISFEDLGPSMIDLLGGEVPEHMKGKKLFSGNSNDKNELLLLSTDRVDNGLDLVRSVTDGKYIYSRNYMPFIPEVRYINYLEIADITKHMRKDLKDGKLNALQSGIFNERPYEVLYDIENDIWEANNLAGNPKYKSIVDNMRQFMDAELLKAKDIMFMPEYEMAKISEKQTPYEYRLKTSEYNFDEIYKVASLSGKKGKDITKAQIAYLKHKNAMVRYWASIGLMSQDKASLQSYQKQLNKSLLDNYPPVSITISALLYQKFDKNNKAIEVLNKYCKSSNQDWQLSLMSINYMLYFKDRKPFETAVVELLERPNLKGHVKSACHDFINSQKIKNTI, from the coding sequence ATGAAATACGTATTCTACATATTATGCTGTTTAACAATTTTATCTTGTAAAGATAAAGATAAACCAAATGTTTTATGGATAACCATTGAGGATACTTCTCCACAATTTATCGGGTCTTTTGGTAATGAGAACGCTAGTACACCTGTAATAGATAAATTGGCAAAAGAAGGTGTTCGTTTCACCAATGCATTTTCAACAGGTACAGTATGTTCAGCAAGTAGATCTACCATAATTACAGGAGCTAGAACTTTTAGAACAGGTACAGGGCACCAAAGAAGTCAATATCCAATTCCAAATTATATAAAAGGATTTTCTTATTATTTAAAACAACTAGGATATTATACTACTAATAATTCAAAAACAGATTATAATATTGCTAACGAAAGAGAGTTCATAAAAGAAGCTTGGGACGAAAGTTCTAATAAAGCAACTTGGAAAGATAGACAAGAAGGGCAACCTTTTTTTTCAGTATTTAATTTTGCTGAGTCACATCAATCAAGAACCATGTCTTGGTCTTTTAAGCAATATGTAAAGCATGTTTGGAATCATCTACCAGAAGAAGATAGAATAGCCGATAATGCTTTTGAAATGCCTCCTTTTTATAATGACACTCCAGAAATGCGTAAGCAATTTGCAAGAGTTTATAATTCTATTAAATTAACTGATAATAGAATTGGTGAATTACTACAAAAGCTAAAGGATGATGGCTTAAAAGATGATACTATTATTTTCTTTTATGGAGATCATGGAGAAGGAATTCCAAGAGGAAAAACTAATGGAATAAATTTAGGATATAGAGTACCATTTATAGTTTGGTTTCCAGAAAAATACAAGCATTTATCACCTTGGAAAACAGGAGAGGTTTCTGAAGAACTTATTAGTTTTGAAGATTTAGGGCCAAGTATGATAGATTTATTAGGAGGAGAAGTGCCAGAACACATGAAAGGAAAAAAACTTTTCAGTGGTAATTCAAATGATAAGAATGAGTTGTTATTGCTTTCTACAGATCGAGTAGATAATGGCTTAGATTTAGTAAGAAGTGTAACAGATGGAAAGTATATTTATTCAAGAAACTATATGCCATTTATACCAGAAGTGCGTTATATCAATTATTTAGAAATAGCAGATATAACCAAACACATGCGAAAAGACTTAAAAGACGGTAAACTTAATGCATTACAGTCTGGTATTTTTAATGAACGACCATACGAAGTATTATATGATATTGAAAATGATATTTGGGAAGCCAATAATTTAGCTGGTAATCCAAAGTATAAGTCTATTGTTGATAATATGAGGCAATTTATGGATGCTGAGCTTTTAAAGGCGAAAGACATCATGTTTATGCCAGAATATGAAATGGCTAAAATTTCAGAAAAACAAACACCTTACGAATACCGTTTAAAAACATCCGAATATAATTTTGATGAGATTTACAAAGTAGCATCTTTGTCTGGTAAAAAAGGAAAAGATATTACTAAAGCTCAAATAGCCTACTTAAAGCATAAAAATGCTATGGTACGTTATTGGGCAAGTATTGGATTAATGTCTCAAGACAAAGCTTCTTTACAATCTTATCAAAAGCAATTAAATAAATCGCTTTTAGATAATTACCCTCCAGTTTCTATAACGATTTCTGCTTTATTATATCAAAAATTTGATAAAAATAATAAGGCAATAGAAGTTTTAAACAAATATTGTAAGAGTAGCAATCAAGATTGGCAGTTATCCTTAATGAGTATAAATTATATGCTTTATTTTAAAGATAGAAAACCATTTGAAACAGCAGTTGTAGAGCTATTAGAAAGACCTAATCTTAAAGGGCATGTTAAGAGTGCATGCCATGATTTTATCAATAGTCAAAAAATAAAAAACACGATTTAA
- a CDS encoding sugar-binding domain-containing protein has protein sequence MRKILHITIIIALLILSSCTSKIHKIDISGQWQVKLDSTNIGNSQGWANNKFTGTSINLPNTLDGAEIGTPDTLKPAINNYVMSNLTRKYQYIGKAWYQKEIEIPTSWKDKNIQLGLERIIWESIVYIDGKLIGSANSLVGSHNYDLTNNLTPGKHLLTICIDNSNKFPLINVAGTMYPIKVNQDMAHAYTNHTQIKWNGILGDMQLVAHDKNKPENIQIYPNAALNKLKVTFTQPSQVGESVSLIIKSTDGVEVYNNKVKTSKTEGNEFVLEINKPNDLELWDEFNPKLYDVEVVTNTGTTSARFGYKYVSSKGGDLLLNDKRIFLRGNLECVIFPLTGHPPTKKEDWATLIKQAKDYGLNHLRFHSWCPPKTAFEAADEAGFYVQVELPHWSLKVGEDKKTTKFLKQEADKIIKDYGNHPSFIFMALGNELQGDISVLNDMVADLKPKDNRHLYATTAFSFQQPTGTRPEKEDEFFIAQWTDKGWIRGQGIFNAKAPHFNADYTSGAGHINVPLVSHEIGQYSVYPDMSEIEKYTGVLKPLNFIAVKNDLKKKGLIDLAPDFTYASGKLAALLYKEEIERALKTPSFDGFQLLQLQDFPGQGTALVGLLNAFWESKGVISAEEFSQFNSELVPLIRFEKAVYENGETFEASIEIANFYKELKNKTIDWVITDEAKNVVKKGSLTGVNLMIGNNTDLGEIVHTIKINQAKKLTITVSVNNTKYKNSWNIWVYPKNISITDDDIIFTASITEAEKALQKGKKVFLNPNPKSLKGITGRFVPVFWSPVHFPNQPATMGVLLDEKHPAFNKFPTDSYSNWQWWDLCINSKSIVVDAINAKPLVRVIDNFVTNHHLTNLFEAKVGKGQLVFSSIDLTSNLNKRPVARQLKHSIVNYMKSSSFNPLNLINIEDIKSLKLKGKQSNFSAKDIYQ, from the coding sequence ATGAGAAAAATACTCCACATTACAATTATAATAGCGCTTTTAATTTTAAGTTCTTGTACTTCCAAGATTCATAAGATAGATATTTCTGGTCAATGGCAAGTAAAATTAGATTCAACAAATATTGGTAATTCACAAGGTTGGGCCAACAATAAATTTACAGGAACTTCTATAAACTTACCAAACACTTTAGATGGTGCAGAAATAGGAACACCAGATACGCTAAAGCCTGCTATTAACAACTATGTAATGTCTAATTTAACCAGAAAGTATCAATATATTGGTAAAGCTTGGTATCAAAAAGAAATAGAAATTCCAACTTCTTGGAAAGATAAAAATATTCAATTAGGCTTAGAACGTATCATCTGGGAATCAATAGTTTACATAGATGGGAAATTAATAGGAAGCGCAAATAGTCTTGTTGGTAGTCATAATTATGATCTAACCAATAACCTAACTCCAGGAAAACATTTGCTTACAATTTGTATAGATAATTCGAATAAGTTTCCACTGATTAATGTTGCAGGAACAATGTATCCAATTAAGGTTAATCAAGATATGGCTCATGCTTACACTAATCATACTCAAATAAAATGGAATGGTATTTTAGGCGATATGCAGTTAGTTGCTCACGATAAAAACAAACCAGAAAACATTCAAATCTACCCAAATGCAGCGCTGAATAAATTGAAAGTAACATTTACGCAACCTAGTCAAGTTGGAGAGTCTGTAAGCCTTATTATAAAATCTACTGATGGTGTTGAGGTGTATAACAATAAAGTGAAGACCTCTAAAACTGAAGGAAATGAGTTTGTATTAGAAATAAATAAACCTAACGATTTAGAGTTATGGGACGAATTTAATCCTAAATTATATGATGTTGAGGTAGTTACCAATACAGGTACAACTAGTGCAAGATTTGGTTATAAGTATGTGAGCAGTAAGGGTGGAGATTTGTTATTAAATGACAAACGAATTTTCTTAAGAGGAAATTTAGAATGTGTAATTTTTCCATTAACAGGACATCCCCCAACAAAAAAAGAAGATTGGGCTACATTGATAAAGCAAGCTAAAGATTATGGATTAAATCACTTACGTTTTCATTCATGGTGCCCACCAAAAACTGCATTTGAAGCAGCAGATGAAGCAGGTTTTTATGTGCAAGTAGAATTGCCTCATTGGAGTTTAAAAGTTGGTGAAGACAAAAAAACAACCAAGTTTTTAAAACAAGAAGCAGATAAAATAATTAAAGATTACGGAAATCATCCATCGTTTATTTTTATGGCTTTAGGTAACGAATTACAGGGAGACATAAGTGTTTTAAATGATATGGTTGCAGATTTAAAACCTAAAGATAATAGACATTTGTATGCAACTACTGCATTTTCATTTCAACAACCAACTGGTACAAGGCCAGAAAAAGAAGATGAGTTTTTTATTGCACAATGGACAGATAAAGGTTGGATTCGTGGTCAAGGTATTTTTAATGCAAAAGCACCTCACTTTAATGCAGATTACACATCAGGAGCAGGTCATATAAATGTACCTTTAGTATCCCATGAAATAGGACAATATTCTGTATATCCTGATATGAGTGAAATCGAAAAATATACAGGGGTATTAAAACCATTAAATTTTATTGCTGTAAAAAATGATTTAAAGAAAAAAGGACTTATCGATTTAGCGCCAGATTTTACGTATGCTTCAGGAAAATTAGCAGCACTATTATACAAAGAAGAAATAGAACGCGCATTAAAAACACCAAGTTTTGATGGTTTTCAATTATTACAATTGCAAGATTTTCCGGGTCAAGGTACAGCTTTAGTTGGTTTGTTAAATGCATTCTGGGAATCTAAAGGTGTAATTTCTGCAGAAGAATTTAGTCAATTTAATAGTGAGTTAGTTCCGCTAATTCGATTTGAAAAAGCAGTTTATGAAAATGGAGAAACATTTGAAGCTTCTATAGAAATTGCTAATTTTTATAAAGAGTTAAAAAATAAAACTATAGATTGGGTTATTACTGATGAAGCAAAAAATGTAGTAAAAAAAGGATCTTTAACAGGTGTAAACTTAATGATAGGCAACAATACCGATTTAGGTGAAATTGTCCATACTATTAAAATTAATCAGGCTAAAAAATTAACCATAACAGTTAGTGTAAACAATACGAAATATAAGAATAGTTGGAATATTTGGGTGTATCCTAAAAATATTTCTATTACAGATGATGATATAATTTTTACTGCATCAATAACAGAAGCCGAAAAAGCATTGCAAAAAGGGAAAAAGGTATTTTTAAACCCAAACCCAAAATCATTAAAAGGAATTACAGGTCGTTTTGTTCCTGTATTTTGGAGTCCTGTTCACTTTCCAAATCAACCAGCAACAATGGGAGTATTGTTAGATGAAAAACATCCAGCATTTAATAAATTCCCAACAGATTCTTACAGTAACTGGCAATGGTGGGATTTATGTATCAATTCAAAATCAATTGTTGTAGATGCTATTAATGCTAAACCATTGGTTAGAGTAATCGATAATTTTGTAACCAATCATCATTTAACCAATTTATTCGAAGCTAAAGTTGGTAAAGGTCAATTGGTGTTTTCATCTATAGACTTAACTTCAAATTTAAATAAAAGACCTGTTGCTAGACAGTTAAAACATAGTATTGTCAATTACATGAAAAGCAGCTCTTTTAATCCTTTAAACTTAATAAATATAGAAGATATAAAGTCTTTAAAATTAAAGGGAAAACAATCTAATTTCTCTGCAAAAGATATTTATCAATAA
- a CDS encoding glycoside hydrolase family 16 protein, with translation MYIKFNIQSSQFLFSLILFAFVFVSCTEGNSTSPDDEQFNDLDDDTVAAAKPLLNSENTSNWILMFEDNFDKFEPTKWTKNNSAKSRAARPGVGINQWFWKPENVSYKEGNLVLKSEKVANDVLHCGGVFTNNLFEFKYGYIEAKIKIAETFFGTHTALWLQGDNMGNIDGTGNDGAEIDVFESAWIGDYTKSVVHIDGYGQSHKANTRRYETPGLHSGYHTFGLLWNEDKLEVYYDGQFKTRYQGIWVPKVEEFLWLSTGASFGGAANTNFSERNIGEFTEAKVDYIRVWKMK, from the coding sequence ATGTACATCAAATTTAATATTCAAAGCAGTCAGTTTTTATTTAGTCTTATTTTATTCGCATTTGTGTTTGTTTCCTGTACAGAGGGTAATTCTACATCACCTGATGACGAACAATTTAATGATTTAGATGATGATACAGTTGCAGCCGCAAAACCATTGCTTAATTCAGAAAATACAAGCAATTGGATTTTAATGTTCGAAGATAATTTTGATAAATTCGAACCTACTAAATGGACTAAAAATAACTCTGCAAAAAGTAGAGCAGCTCGTCCAGGAGTTGGTATAAATCAATGGTTTTGGAAACCAGAAAATGTAAGTTATAAAGAGGGAAACTTAGTTCTTAAAAGCGAAAAAGTAGCTAATGATGTACTGCATTGTGGAGGTGTTTTCACAAATAATTTATTCGAATTTAAGTACGGTTATATAGAAGCTAAAATAAAAATTGCAGAAACTTTTTTTGGCACTCATACCGCTCTTTGGTTGCAAGGAGATAATATGGGGAATATAGATGGTACAGGTAATGACGGCGCAGAAATAGATGTTTTTGAATCTGCTTGGATTGGTGATTACACAAAAAGTGTAGTACATATAGATGGCTATGGACAAAGCCATAAAGCAAATACAAGACGCTATGAAACTCCTGGTCTTCATTCTGGTTATCATACTTTTGGGTTACTTTGGAATGAAGATAAGTTAGAGGTTTATTATGATGGGCAATTTAAAACACGTTACCAAGGTATATGGGTTCCAAAAGTTGAAGAATTCTTATGGTTATCTACAGGTGCAAGTTTTGGAGGCGCTGCAAATACTAATTTTTCAGAAAGAAATATAGGAGAGTTTACAGAAGCTAAAGTAGATTATATTAGAGTATGGAAAATGAAGTAA